From a region of the Natator depressus isolate rNatDep1 chromosome 15, rNatDep2.hap1, whole genome shotgun sequence genome:
- the LOC141999240 gene encoding apelin receptor B-like gives MEEAAADALGGEPYYYYGEANESGPGAQCEWPADWEVSFSLLPVLYMLVFVLGLSGNGLVIFTVWRGPRAKRRSADTYIGHLALADLAFVVTLPLWAAYTALRFHWPFGSALCKLSSYLVLLNMFASAFCLGCLSFQRYLAVVRPLPRPRPPRPRAAARLPLAALWLLAGLLALPALLLRDTQPSAPGNLTVCDMDFSGVASPQAERYWRGALGLGTTALGFLLPLLLMTLFYCCIGATVSRHFQHLRKQQEKRRLLRTIATLVVVFALCWLPFHLLKGLYVLSELELLDLPCAFLGLIVLLHPYATCLAYINSCLNPFLYAFFDLRFRAQCRLLLGLRPALRGPAGSGSGSSTLSAQTQKSELHSLATKV, from the coding sequence ATGGAGGAGGCGGCCGCGGACGCGCTGGGCGGCGAGCCCTATTATTACTACGGGGAGGCGAACGAGAGCGGGCCGGGCGCGCAGTGCGAGTGGCCGGCGGACTGGGAGGTCTCCTTCTCGCTGCTGCCCGTGCTCTACATGCTGGTCTTCGTGCTGGGGCTGTCGGGCAACGGGCTGGTGATCTTCACCGTGTGGCGGGGCCCGCGGGCCAAGCGCCGCTCCGCCGACACCTACATCGGCCACCTGGCGCTGGCCGACCTGGCCTTCGTGGTGACCCTGCCGCTGTGGGCCGCCTACACGGCGCTGCGCTTCCACTGGCCCTTCGGCTCGGCGCTGTGCAAGCTCAGCAGCTACCTGGTGCTGCTCAACATGTTCGCCTCCGCCTTCTGCCTGGGCTGCCTGAGCTTCCAGCGCTACCTGGCCGTCGTGCGCCCGCTGCCGCGCCCGCGGCCCCCGCGGCCCCGCGCCGCCGCGCGGCTCCCGCTGGCCGCGCTCTGGCTGCTGGCCGGCCTGCTGGCCCTGCCCGCCCTGCTGCTGCGCGACACGCAGCCCAGCGCGCCCGGCAACCTCACCGTCTGCGACATGGACTTCAGCGGCGTGGCCAGCCCGCAGGCCGAGCGCTACTGGCGGGGCGCGCTGGGCCTGGGCACCACGGCGCTGGGCTtcctgctgccgctgctgctcaTGACCCTCTTCTACTGCTGCATCGGCGCCACCGTCAGCCGCCACTTCCAGCACCTCCGCAAGCAGCAGGAGAAGCGGCGGCTGCTGCGCACCATCGCCACGCTGGTGGTGGTGTTcgccctctgctggctgcccttccaCCTGCTCAAGGGCCTCTACGTGCTCAGCGAGCTGGAGCTGCTGGACCTGCCCTGCGCCTTCCTCGGCCTCATCGTGCTGCTGCACCCCTACGCCACCTGCCTGGCCTACATCAACAGCTGCCTCAACCCCTTCCTCTACGCCTTCTTCGACCTGCGCTTCCGCGCGCAGTGCCGCCTGCTGCTGGGGCTGCGCCCGGCGCTGCGCGGCCCggccggctccggctccggctcctccACGCTCAGCGCCCAGACGCAGAAATCCGAGCTCCACTCGCTGGCCACCAAGGTGTAG